CGTCGCACGACCTTGAGGCTCTCGACAGGTTGAATGTTCGGTATTGGATATTCGTTTTTCATTCGACGTTGGACGTTCGATGTTCGATGTTCGACGTTCATCTTTCAAAACAATTCCGTACGGCATGAATGTAACCTGTGAACGGTTACTTCAATCCTAACCCGGATAAACCGGAATTAAGCCCTCTCAGTCAGGTAACTTGCTTGTCTCGCAACCTGACCTACGTTCTGTCTGTGCGACGGCCTCAAAGCCTGCTACAAGGTCGAAGAGCTCTTCGTCGATAGCACTTTGCCGTTGTTGGTGAAATTGAGCGTTGAGCTCTTCCAAACGATCTTCTATATTTTTTTCAGCCACCTGCATCGAGGCGAGTCGGCTGGCATTTTCGCTGGCCAGTGACTCTGCAAAGGCACGGTAGAGGGACACAAAAAGATATTCTTGAATCAGTGATGAAAAAAGCCGGCTCCAATCCATGTTAAAGAATGGAAGCACCCGCGAGGGCCACGGTTTGTGTTCCAGGTCTTGAAACCACTGGAGGTCCACCGGGAGAAGATAGAGGGTGCGAGGGCGATAGGAGGCGCCCGAGAGCGGGGTGTTGTGAAAAAGGACGATTTGGTCGATTCCCTCGTTTGAGCGCCACGCCTCTATCTTGAGCGCCACGTC
This portion of the Deltaproteobacteria bacterium genome encodes:
- a CDS encoding F0F1 ATP synthase subunit gamma; this translates as MQTLESLKRKIKSAEDLHSVVKTMKALAAVSIRQYEKAVESLAGYNRTIEMGFQIILQHKPLGLTMAQPALNERLGAVVFGSDQGMVGQFNEVIAQHSATEMDRLHVTQENRKLLAVGMRVSARLEEAGHPVEDYIPLPGSVAGITPVVQDVALKIEAWRSNEGIDQIVLFHNTPLSGASYRPRTLYLLPVDLQWFQDLEHKPWPSRVLPFFNMDWSRLFSSLIQEYLFVSLYRAFAESLASENASRLASMQVAEKNIEDRLEELNAQFHQQRQSAIDEELFDLVAGFEAVAQTERRSGCETSKLPD